A genomic window from Haladaptatus caseinilyticus includes:
- a CDS encoding LabA-like NYN domain-containing protein — MTEIHPAQRVTVLADAQNLYHTAQSVYSRNIDYSSLLSKATQDRELTRAIAYVIQADSPDEDRFFDALTEIGFETKIKAIKTFGDGSKKADWDVGICLDAITLAPKVDTVVLCTGDGDFAQLATHLRHEGVRVEVMGFQESSAEELIDAADTFVDMSERADTFLL; from the coding sequence ATGACCGAGATTCACCCCGCTCAGCGCGTCACGGTGCTGGCCGACGCGCAAAACCTCTATCATACGGCTCAAAGTGTTTACAGCCGTAATATCGACTACTCGTCCCTCCTTTCTAAAGCAACCCAAGATCGAGAGCTAACACGTGCTATCGCGTACGTCATTCAAGCGGACAGTCCCGACGAGGACCGGTTTTTCGATGCGCTCACGGAAATCGGGTTCGAGACGAAAATAAAGGCGATCAAAACGTTCGGCGACGGATCGAAAAAAGCCGATTGGGACGTCGGCATCTGCCTCGACGCGATTACGCTCGCACCGAAGGTGGACACCGTCGTTCTCTGTACGGGCGACGGTGACTTCGCACAACTCGCGACGCATCTTCGCCACGAGGGTGTGCGCGTGGAAGTGATGGGGTTCCAAGAATCGTCCGCGGAAGAACTCATCGACGCTGCCGACACGTTCGTCGATATGAGCGAACGGGCTGATACGTTTCTGCTTTAA
- a CDS encoding metallophosphoesterase family protein: MLVLGDAHAADPENRRALFAAYREADQDVTLQLGDLEYYDLPKPTWFIAGNNEDFDTISALRNGLVSNSEVRNANLLASTAVELDGLRIAGLSGNYAPTQYDRPRANLVGERRRHFTHEDVERAMSLESVDVLMTHEAPHGLPVSEEYEVGCQYVDDLLSALDPDLCLIGHHHQHSETTIGNTRVISLAPTWERYYILDPDSLSLTWAEMKEN; the protein is encoded by the coding sequence ATGCTCGTCCTTGGAGATGCCCACGCCGCCGACCCCGAAAACCGGCGCGCCCTCTTTGCGGCCTACCGCGAAGCAGACCAAGACGTAACTCTGCAACTCGGTGACTTGGAGTACTACGATCTACCGAAACCGACGTGGTTCATCGCGGGCAACAACGAGGACTTCGATACGATTTCGGCACTTCGAAACGGTCTGGTGTCGAACTCCGAGGTGCGAAACGCCAACCTGCTGGCAAGTACCGCCGTCGAGCTCGACGGGTTACGCATCGCCGGGTTGTCGGGAAACTACGCGCCCACTCAATACGACCGTCCACGTGCGAATCTCGTCGGCGAACGTCGCCGTCACTTCACCCACGAAGACGTCGAACGCGCGATGTCGTTGGAATCCGTCGATGTACTGATGACCCACGAAGCACCGCACGGGTTGCCCGTTTCCGAAGAGTACGAAGTCGGATGCCAGTATGTAGACGACCTACTCTCCGCGCTCGACCCTGACCTCTGTCTTATCGGACACCACCACCAACACTCGGAAACGACCATCGGTAATACTCGCGTCATCAGTTTAGCACCGACGTGGGAACGATATTACATACTTGATCCCGACTCCCTCTCTCTCACGTGGGCGGAGATGAAAGAAAACTGA
- a CDS encoding PUA domain-containing protein: MTDAGAETAESDDLPALRITADYQFGAGAGTALFPKNEELEIRRSSSGRPQQVHADGTRLVTYATDGRFTLGLAGGSRLAAALDAPAGRVIVGDESEPFVRDGKNVFAKFVDSVDEDVRAGDEVLVTHENGDLLAVGRAELDADAILDFTTGMAVKVRDGADE; encoded by the coding sequence ATGACCGACGCAGGAGCTGAAACGGCGGAGTCCGACGACCTTCCCGCGCTTCGAATCACTGCCGATTATCAGTTCGGAGCGGGCGCCGGAACCGCACTGTTCCCGAAGAACGAGGAGTTGGAAATCCGTCGCTCGTCGTCCGGCCGCCCGCAGCAGGTTCACGCCGACGGTACCAGACTCGTCACCTACGCGACTGACGGGCGATTTACGCTCGGACTCGCAGGCGGTTCCCGACTCGCAGCGGCTCTCGACGCACCAGCAGGCCGCGTCATCGTCGGTGACGAGAGCGAACCGTTCGTTCGCGACGGCAAGAACGTCTTCGCCAAATTCGTCGACTCGGTAGACGAGGACGTTCGCGCCGGCGACGAGGTACTCGTTACGCACGAAAACGGTGATCTGCTCGCGGTCGGTCGCGCCGAACTCGACGCCGACGCCATCCTCGATTTCACCACTGGAATGGCCGTTAAAGTGCGCGACGGTGCGGATGAATAG
- the dapA gene encoding 4-hydroxy-tetrahydrodipicolinate synthase, whose translation MTNTPFRGVYPAMTTPFTGDSIDYDQLRSDAQRLERAGVHGLVPVGSTGESATLTHDEHAEVVEAVVEAVDVPVIAGTGSNATHEALELSRRAEDAGADGLLLISPYYNNPEPAGMERHYRTIADEVDLPQIVYNVPSRTGRNIDVETTVSLAEHENIAGYKAASGDLGQISEIIERTRDEAFSVLSGDDALTLPMLSLGATGTISVSANVEPERTCELVESALDGNYDRARELQYDLGPLFRALFSETNPIPVKTAMELRGYGPSGLRPPLSPLSAENRDELAGVLDRLEESV comes from the coding sequence ATGACAAACACACCGTTCCGCGGGGTCTACCCCGCGATGACGACGCCCTTCACGGGAGACAGCATCGATTACGACCAACTTCGCAGCGACGCCCAACGTCTGGAACGGGCCGGCGTACACGGCCTCGTTCCCGTCGGTTCGACCGGCGAAAGCGCGACCCTGACCCACGACGAACACGCGGAAGTCGTGGAGGCAGTGGTCGAGGCCGTAGACGTCCCGGTCATCGCCGGAACCGGAAGCAACGCCACGCACGAAGCACTCGAACTCTCCCGACGCGCCGAAGACGCCGGGGCGGACGGACTCCTTCTCATTTCGCCGTACTACAACAATCCCGAACCGGCCGGGATGGAACGACATTACCGGACCATCGCCGACGAAGTTGACCTGCCACAAATCGTCTACAACGTCCCGTCCCGAACGGGACGAAACATCGACGTGGAGACGACGGTCTCGTTGGCAGAGCACGAAAACATCGCGGGCTACAAAGCTGCGAGCGGCGACCTCGGGCAGATAAGCGAAATCATCGAGCGAACCCGAGACGAGGCGTTTTCGGTGCTGTCGGGCGACGATGCGCTGACGCTTCCGATGCTGTCGCTCGGTGCGACGGGGACCATCAGCGTATCGGCGAACGTCGAACCCGAGCGGACCTGTGAGTTGGTCGAATCGGCACTCGACGGTAACTACGACAGAGCACGGGAACTCCAATACGACCTCGGGCCGCTGTTCCGCGCACTGTTCTCGGAGACGAACCCGATTCCGGTGAAGACGGCGATGGAACTTCGTGGCTATGGGCCGAGCGGACTGCGTCCGCCGCTGTCACCGCTCTCTGCGGAAAATCGCGACGAACTGGCCGGAGTCCTCGATCGTCTGGAGGAATCCGTATGA